The following proteins come from a genomic window of Malus sylvestris chromosome 4, drMalSylv7.2, whole genome shotgun sequence:
- the LOC126618495 gene encoding FACT complex subunit SPT16-like: MAEQRKGNVKPANGKPSGTATAAASAYSIDLNNFSKRLKMLYSHWREHRSDLWGESDALAIATPPTSEDLRYLKSSAMNIWLLGYEFPETIMVFAKKQIHVLCSQKKASLLDAVIKPAKEAVGVEVVMHVKLKGQDGTGLMDSIFRAVNAHSSSDAPVVGHIAREAPEGKLLETWSEKLKNANFELSDVTNGFSDLFSVKDPVELTYVKKAAYLTSSVMKTFVVPKLEKVIDEEKKISHSSLMDDTEKVILEPARIKVKLTAANVDICYPPIFQSGGQFDLKPSASSNDENLCYDSTSVIICAVGSRYKSYCSNIARTYLIDANSTQSKAYEVLLKAQEAAISNLKSGKKLSAAYQAALSVVEKEAPELAGNLTKTAGTGIGLEFRESGLNLNAKNDRILRPGMVFNVSLGFQNVQAQTKDPKTQIFSLLIADTVIVGKETPEVLTNSSKAVKDVAYSFNDDDEEEEQAKPRSSSKGAGSAMSKATLRSDNHEMSKEELRRQHQAELARQKNEETARRLAGGGSAANDNRGAGKTVGDLIAYKNVNDLPAPKELMIQVDQRNEAILLPVYGNMIPFHIATVKSVSSQQDTNRNCYIRIIFNVPGTPFSPHDANTLKFQGSIFLKEVSFRSKDPRHISEVVQQIKTLRRQVASRESEKAERATLVTQEKLQISGAKFKPKRLPDLWIRPVFGGRGRKLTGSLEAHANGFRYSTSRSEERVDVMFSNIKHAFFQPAEKEMITLLHFHLHDHIMVGNKKTKDVQFYAEVMDVVQTLGGGRRSNYDPDEIEEEQRERERKNKINMEFQNFVNRVNDSWGQPPFKSLDLEFDQPLRELGFHGVPHKASAYIVPTSSCLVELIETPFVVITLSEIEIVNLERVGLGQKNFDLTIVFKDFKRDVFRIDSIPSTSLDGIKEWLDTTDLKYYESRLNLNWRPILKTITDDPEKFIEDGGWEFLNMDISDSDSDNSQESDHGYVPSDVQSDSGSDEEDDDSESLVESEDDEEEESGEDSEEAEGKTWEELEREASHADREKGNGSDSEEERARRKVKAFGKARVPDKRNIGGSLPKRPKFR; the protein is encoded by the coding sequence ATGGCTGAGCAACGAAAAGGTAATGTCAAACCTGCGAATGGGAAGCCATCAGGAACAGCAACAGCAGCGGCCAGTGCATATTCCATTGATCTCAATAACTTCAGCAAGCGGTTAAAGATGTTATATTCACATTGGAGGGAACATCGTAGTGATCTATGGGGTGAATCTGATGCACTTGCAATAGCAACTCCTCCAACTTCTGAGGATCTGCGGTATCTGAAATCCTCAGCAATGAATATCTGGTTGCTTGGttatgagttcccagaaactaTCATGGTTTTTGCAAAGAAGCAGATCCATGTTTTGTGTAGCCAGAAAAAGGCCTCTCTCCTTGATGCTGTGATAAAGCCTGCAAAAGAGGCTGTTGGTGTTGAAGTGGTTATGCATGTAAAACTCAAAGGCCAGGATGGAACTGGACTGATGGATAGCATATTCCGAGCTGTAAATGCCCACTCGAGCTCCGATGCTCCTGTTGTCGGACACATAGCAAGAGAGGCTCCTGAAGGGAAACTTTTGGAGACTTGGAGTGAGAAGTTGAAGAATGCTAATTTTGAGTTGAGTGATGTGACCAATGGGTTCTCGGACTTGTTTTCCGTCAAAGACCCCGTTGAGCTTACATATGTGAAGAAAGCGGCATACTTGACTTCATCAGTGATGAAGACTTTTGTGGTACCTAAGCTTGAGAAGGTCATTGATGAGGAAAAGAAAATTTCCCATTCTTCATTGATGGATGACACGGAAAAGGTCATATTGGAACCTGCAAGAATTAAGGTGAAGCTGACGGCAGCAAATGTTGATATTTGCTATCCTCCAATTTTTCAGAGTGGAGGGCAATTTGATCTGAAGCCAAGTGCTTCAAGCAATGATGAGAACCTTTGTTATGACTCTACTAGTGTGATTATATGTGCTGTCGGATCAAGGTACAAAAGCTACTGCTCCAATATTGCTCGAACATATCTGATTGATGCAAATTCTACGCAGAGCAAGGCTTATGAGGTTCTGCTTAAAGCTCAAGAAGCTGCAATCAGTAATTTAAAATCTGGGAAGAAGTTAAGTGCTGCATACCAAGCTGCACTCTCAGTAGTTGAAAAGGAGGCTCCAGAGCTGGCTGGAAACTTGACTAAAACAGCTGGAACTGGAATTGGCCTCGAGTTTCGTGAGTCGGGGCTTAATCTTAATGCTAAGAATGACCGAATTTTGAGACCAGGCATGGTTTTCAACGTTTCTCTGGGTTTCCAGAACGTGCAGGCACAGACAAAAGACCCTAAAACCCAGATATTTTCACTGTTAATAGCAGATACAGTTATTGTTGGTAAGGAGACCCCTGAAGTTTTGACTAATTCAAGCAAAGCTGTTAAGGATGTGGCGTACTCAttcaatgatgatgatgaagaagaagagcagGCAAAACCTAGATCCAGTAGTAAAGGTGCCGGGAGTGCGATGAGTAAGGCCACACTTAGATCGGACAACCATGAAATGTCGAAAGAAGAGCTACGAAGGCAGCACCAAGCCGAACTTGCCCgccaaaagaatgaagaaacTGCTAGAAGGCTTGCTGGTGGGGGTTCTGCAGCTAACGACAATCGTGGTGCTGGGAAGACAGTTGGTGATCTGATTGCATATAAGAATGTCAATGATCTGCCTGCTCCAAAAGAGTTGATGATTCAGGTTGACCAGAGGAATGAAGCTATCCTCTTGCCGGTTTATGGAAACATGATTCCTTTTCACATAGCCACTGTGAAGAGTGTTTCCAGCCAGCAGGATACTAACCGGAATTGCTACATCCGTATAATCTTTAATGTACCTGGTACTCCATTTAGCCCCCATGATGCAAACACCCTGAAGTTTCAAGGGtcaatttttttaaaggaaGTTTCATTCCGTTCCAAGGACCCGAGGCATATAAGTGAAGTAGTACAGCAAATTAAAACTCTTCGCAGGCAGGTTGCCTCAAGGGAATCTGAAAAAGCTGAAAGGGCAACTTTAGTTACGCAGGAGAAGCTGCAAATTTCAGGAGCCAAATTCAAGCCAAAAAGATTGCCAGATCTATGGATTCGCCCCGTTTTTGGGGGACGTGGAAGAAAGCTCACTGGATCACTGGAAGCCCACGCGAATGGATTCCGGTATTCGACTTCAAGGTCTGAAGAACGTGTCGATGTTATGTTTAGCAATATCAAACATGCATTTTTCCAGCCAGCTGAGAAGGAAATGATTACCCTGCTGCACTTTCATCTGCACGATCATATTATGGTAGGAAACAAAAAGACAAAGGACGTGCAATTTTATGCGGAGGTGATGGATGTAGTGCAGACACTGGGAGGTGGAAGAAGGTCAAACTATGATCCTGATGAGATCGAGGAAGAGCAACGTGAAAGGGAACGAAAGAACAAAATTAATATGGAGTTCCAGAACTTTGTGAACCGAGTAAATGATTCGTGGGGGCAACCTCCATTCAAATCACTTGATCTTGAGTTTGATCAGCCCCTTAGAGAGCTTGGCTTCCATGGAGTACCTCATAAAGCGTCAGCTTACATTGTCCCAACTTCAAGCTGTCTGGTTGAGCTGATAGAGACACCGTTTGTGGTAATTACTCTGAGCGAGATTGAAATAGTAAACCTTGAGAGAGTTGGTCTAGGGCAAAAGAACTTTGATCTGACTATTGTTTTCAAGGACTTCAAGCGAGATGTCTTCCGAATTGATTCTATTCCCTCGACATCTCTAGATGGAATTAAGGAGTGGTTAGACACCACTGATCTCAAGTATTATGAGAGTAGGTTGAATCTCAACTGGCGTCCTATCCTCAAAACCATTACTGACGACCCCGAGAAGTTCATAGAGGATGGTGGATGGGAATTTTTGAACATGGATATTAGTGATTCGGATTCCGACAATTCTCAGGAGTCTGACCATGGGTATGTGCCTTCAGATGTACAGTCGGATTCAGGTTCAGATGAGGAGGATGATGACAGCGAGTCATTGGTGGAGTCGGAAgatgatgaggaagaagaatcCGGAGAAGACTCAGAAGAGGCTGAAGGAAAGACATGGGAAGAGCTGGAGAGGGAAGCAAGCCACGCGGACAGGGAAAAAGGGAATGGGTCGGACAGTGAAGAGGAGAGGGCAAGAAGGAAGGTTAAGGCTTTTGGAAAGGCTCGAGTTCCCGACAAGAGGAACATTGGTGGCAGCCTGCCCAAGAGGCCCAAATTTAGGTGA
- the LOC126618498 gene encoding protein transport protein Sec24-like At3g07100, producing the protein MGTENPGRPNFTTRPATAPFAAPPQNMMPFSSSGPMVGQEASGFRPPPHVTQQTPFSSSGPVVGAAASNFGPTPPVAPQTNVPFSSTGSAVGAQASHFRPTPPGRFHDPSVPPPPTSSVPPSVGPLSRFPTPQYLSAAQAPPTRGPPVGQMPYQPPPGQAPFQRPQQQIPSVPMGPPPQSFNSVPPSVNALQSPSDSSFPASLPNSQTSFPGFPRKQSSADSQAPPAQSPFLTHQGNYAAAPPAVSSPFAAHQGGYAPPPQGAAPLGMQSRDHMQHHGSGPPVGAVQALTDDFSSLSIGSVPGSIEPGLDPKALPRPLAGDVEPKALAQMYPMNCNPRFLRFTTGAIPSSQSLSSRWHLPLGAVVCPLAEPPDGEEVPIVNFGSAGIIRCRRCRTYVNPYVTFTDAGRKWRCNICALLNDVPGDYFAHLDATGRRIDLDQRSELTRGSVEFVAPTEYMVRPPMPPLYFFLIDVSLSAVRSGMIEVVAQTIRSCLDELPGFPRTQIGFATFDSTIHFYNLKSSLTQPQMMVVSDLDDVFVPLPDDLLVNLSESRSVVETFLDSLPSMFQDNVNVESAFGPALKASLMLMSNLGGKLLIFQNTLPSLGVGRLKLRGDDLRVYGSDKEHSLRLPEDPFYKQMAAEFTKFQIGVDVYAFSDKYTDIASLGTLAKYTGGQVYYYPNFLSTIHGDKLTHELARDLTRETAWEAVMRIRCGKGVRFTSYHGNFMLRSTDLLALPAVDCDKAFAMQLSLEETLLTIQTVYFQVALLYTASCGERRIRVHTAAVPVVTDLAEMYRQADTGAIVTLLSRLAIEKTLSHKLEDARNSLQLRIVKALKEFRNLYAVQHRLGGKMIYSESLKFLPLYGLALCKSAPLRGGYADMSLDERCAAGHTMMTLPVKKLLKLLYPSLIRLDEYLLNASSEADDIKIIENRLPLLAESLDFRGLYLFDDGFRHVLWFGRVLPPDIAKNLLGPDFAAELSKVTLCERDNQMSKKLMRILKKFRESDPSHYQLCYLVRQGEQPREGHLILANLVEEQMGGSNGYVDWIIQVHRQVQQNP; encoded by the exons ATGGGGACTGAAAACCCTGGTCGTCCGAATTTTACTACAAGACCTGCCACTGCACCATTTGCGGCTCCTCCTCAGAACATGATGCCTTTTTCATCTTCAGGTCCCATGGTTGGACAGGAGGCATCTGGTTTTAGACCTCCTCCACATGTCACTCAACAGACACCTTTTTCATCGTCTGGGCCTGTGGTTGGTGCAGCTGCCTCTAACTTCGGACCTACTCCACCGGTTGCTCCACAGACTAATGTGCCGTTCTCGTCAACTGGATCTGCAGTTGGAGCACAAGCCTCCCATTTTAGACCTACCCCGCCAGGTAGGTTTCATGATCCATCTGTGCCTCCTCCGCCAACTTCAAGTGTCCCGCCGAGTGTTGGACCTTTGTCCCGTTTCCCAACACCACAATATCTATCAGCAGCGCAAGCACCCCCTACACGTGGTCCACCTGTAGGCCAAATGCCATATCAACCTCCTCCAGGTCAAGCACCATTTCAACGACCACAACAGCAGATACCTTCTGTGCCAATGGGACCTCCACCTCAAAGCTTTAATTCTGTACCACCAAGTGTGAATGCTCTTCAGTCTCCATCAGATTCATCATTCCCAGCTTCCCTACCAAATTCTCAGACATCTTTTCCTGGATTCCCCCGTAAGCAGTCTAGTGCAGACTCACAAGCCCCACCTGCTCAGTCTCCATTTCTTACTCATCAAGGAAACTATGCAGCTGCTCCACCAGCAGTGTCCTCTCCTTTTGCTGCTCACCAAGGAGGTTATGCTCCACCTCCGCAGGGTGCAGCTCCATTGGGTATGCAGTCAAGGGACCACATGCAACATCACGGTTCTGGACCTCCTGTTGGTGCTGTCCAAGCCTTGACAGACGACTTCAGCTCACTATCTATTGGATCTGTTCCCGGATCAATTGAACCTGGACTTGACCCTAAAGCTTTGCCAAGGCCTTTGGCTGGTGACGTGGAGCCAAAAGCACTTGCTCAGATGTACCCCATGAACTGCAATCCTAGATTTCTACGGTTTACAACTGGTGCAATACCAAGTTCTCAGTCTTTGTCTTCAAGGTGGCATTTACCTTTGGGAGCAGTTGTTTGTCCACTTGCTGAACCACCTGATGGG GAGGAAGTTCcaattgttaattttggttctGCCGGGATTATTCGCTGTAGAAGATGTCGGACATATGTGAACCCCTATGTGACATTTACAGATGCTGGAAGAAAGTGGCGTTGCAACATTTGTGCTCTGCTTAATGATG TCCCTGGGGATTACTTTGCTCATTTGGATGCCACTGGCAGAAGAATTGATTTGGATCAACGATCCGAGCTTACACGGGGTAGCGTGGAATTTGTTGCTCCAACTGAATATATGGTGCGGCCTCCTATGCCGCCACTGTATTTTTTCCTCATTGACGTTTCGTTATCTGCTGTCAGAAGTGGTATGATTGAG GTTGTGGCCCAAACTATCCGGTCATGCTTGGATGAGCTTCCTGGCTTCCCCAGAACACAAATTGGGTTTGCAACTTTTGACAGCACAATACATTTTTATAACTTGAAA TCTTCTTTGACTCAGCCTCAAATGATGGTGGTCTCAGACCTGGATGATGTATTTGTTCCATTGCCAGATGATCTTCTTGTTAATCTATCTGAATCAAGAAGTGTAGTGGAGACCTTCCTAGATAGCTTGCCGTCAATGTTTCAAGACAATGTGAATGTGGAGTCTGCTTTTGGTCCAGCTCTTAAAGCCTCACTTATGCTTATG AGCAACCTTGGGggaaaattgttaatttttcaaaatacACTGCCATCTCTTGGTGTTGGTCGCTTGAAGTTGCGTGGAGATGATCTTCGTGTCTATGGCTCTGATAAAGAGCATTCACTAAGACTACCAGAGGATCCTTTCTACAAGCAGATGGCTGCAGAATTTACCAAGTTCCAGATAGGGGTGGATGTGTATGCCTTCAGTGACAAGTACACTGATATAGCTTCATTAG GTACTCTGGCAAAATATACTGGGGGTCAGGTGTATTATTACCCGAATTTTCTATCAACCATTCACGGAGATAAGTTGACACATGAATTAGCCAGAGATCTTACTAGAGAAACTGCCTGGGAAGCAGTGATGCGCATAAGATGTGGAAAAG GAGTGCGCTTTACGTCTTACCATGGGAACTTTATGCTAAGGTCCACAGACTTATTAGCACTTCCTGCTGTAGATTGTGATAAAGCATTTGCAATGCAGTTATCTCTTGAAGAGACGCTTCTAACTATTCAGACAGTATATTTCCAAGTTGCCTTGCT ATACACTGCATCCTGCGGAGAGAGGCGTATTAGAGTACATACAGCAGCAGTACCGGTGGTTACAGATCTGGCTGAGATGTATCGGCAGGCTGATACTGGTGCTATTGTCACCTTGCTTTCCAGGCTAG CAATTGAGAAAACTTTGTCCCATAAGTTGGAAGATGCTCGGAACTCTCTGCAGCTAAGAATTGTCAAAGCTCTCAAAGAATTTCGAAATCTCTACGCTGTACAACACCGTTTAGGAGGGAAGATGATATACTCAGAGTCTCTGAAGTTCTTGCCTTTGTATGGATTGGCACTTTGTAAATCAGCACCTCTTCGTGGGGGGTATGCAGACATGTCACTTGATGAGCGTTGTGCGGCAGGCCACACAATGATGACCTTACCAGTTAAAAAGTTGTTGAAGCTCCTGTATCCCAGTTTAATACGGCTCGATGAGTATCTTTTGAAC GCATCTTCTGAAGCTGATGACATCAAAATCATAGAGAATAGGTTACCACTACTTGCCGAGAGCTTAGATTTCAGAGGCCTTTATTTATTCGATGATGGGTTTCGCCATGTTCTATGGTTTGGTAGAGTTCTTCCACCTGATATAGCTAAGAATCTACTTGGGCCTGACTTTGCAGCAGAGTTATCAAAG GTTACCCTTTGTGAGCGAGATAATCAAATGTCAAAGAAGCTAATGAGGATACTAAAGAAATTCAGAGAAAGTGATCCTTCACATTATCAGTTGTGTTATCTTGTAAGACAAGGTGAGCAGCCCCGAGAAGGCCATCTTATACTTGCCAATCTTGTTGAGGAGCAGATGGGCGGAAGCAATGGTTACGTTGATTGGATAATACAAGTACACCGGCAAGTCCAGCAAAATCCGTAA
- the LOC126618497 gene encoding FACT complex subunit SPT16-like, which produces MADRRNGNSQPANGKTAAGAGSAYNIDLKVFSERLKLLYSHWNKHRSDLWGSSDVVAIATPKASEDLRYLKSSALNIWLVGYEFPETIMVFMKKQIHFLCSTKKVSLLEVVKKSAKEAVGVDVVMHEKTRSDDGSALMEAIFRAIRAQSKADGHDTAVVGHIAREAPEGNLLETWSKKLEDANFQLGDVTNGLSDLFAVKDNDEILNIKRAAVLSASVMTEVVVKKLETVIDEEKKVTHSSLMDEAEKAIMEPSKAKVKLRADNVDICYPPIFQSGGQFDLRPSAASNDELLYYDSASAIICAVGSRYKSYCSNIARTFLIDATSSQSKAYEVLCKAHNAAISELKPGKTVSAAYQAAFAVVEKEAPELGSNLTKSAGTGIGLEFRESGLNINAKNERLVKAGMVFNVSLGFQNLQSGRSNPKNQNYALLLADTVVIGNDKPEVVTSRSSKNLQDVAYSFNDGDEEEAEKPKKTNDEANGREALMSKTTLRSDNHEISKEELRRQHQAELARQKNEETARRLAGAGSAPGDNRSAARALTDLIAYKNVNDVAPPKGLNQLMIQIDQKNEAVLLPIYGSMIPFHVATIRTVSSQQDTNRNCYIRIMFNVPGTPFSPHDANSLKNLGSIYLKEVSFRSKDPRHISEVVQAIKGLRRQVVSRESLIAEKATLVTQEKLQIAGNRFKPIRLSDLWIRPVFGGRGRKIPGTLEAHANGFRYSTTRQEERLDVMFANIKHAFFQPAENEMITLLHFHLHDDIMVGNKKTKNVQFYVEVMDTVQTLGGSRRSAYDPDEIEEEQRERDRKNKINMDFQNFVNRVNELWGQSQFRDLEFDQPLRELGFHGVPHKSSAFIVPTSTCLVELIETPFLVVSLSEIEIVNLERVGLGQKNFDMTIVFKDFKKDVLRIDSIPSTALDGIKEWLDTTDLKYYESRLNLNWKQILKTITDDPQSFIEDGGWEFLNLEASDSESEQSEESDQGYEPSDIESAESDESDDEDSDSESVVESEDEDGEAESDEDGLSWDELEREASNADREKGNESDSEEDRKRRKAKAFGKSRAPPPTSSIPKRSKMR; this is translated from the coding sequence ATGGCTGATCGTCGAAATGGAAATAGCCAGCCCGCTAATGGGAAGACTGCAGCTGGAGCAGGAAGTGCCTATAACATTGATTTGAAAGTCTTCAGTGAGAGATTGAAGTTACTTTATTCTCATTGGAATAAACATCGATCTGATTTGTGGGGTTCTTCTGATGTTGTTGCAATAGCGACACCAAAAGCATCAGAAGATCTGCGGTACCTTAAATCTTCAGCATTGAATATTTGGCTGGTGGGTTATGAGTTTCCAGAGACCATTATGGTTTTCATGAAGAAGCAGATTCATTTCTTGTGCAGTACGAAGAAGGTGTCTTTGTTGGAAGTTGTAAAAAAGTCTGCCAAGGAAGCTGTGGGTGTTGATGTTGTGATGCATGAGAAGACAAGGAGTGATGATGGAAGTGCTCTGATGGAGGCAATTTTCCGTGCCATTCGTGCTCAATCGAAGGCTGATGGCCATGACACAGCTGTCGTTGGACATATTGCAAGGGAGGCCCCTGAGGGAAACCTCTTGGAAACATGGTCCAAGAAGCTTGAGGATGCAAATTTTCAGTTGGGCGATGTAACAAATGGGTTGTCTGACCTGTTTGCTGTTAAGGACAATGACGAGATTTTAAATATCAAGAGAGCCGCTGTCTTGTCTGCTAGTGTCATGACCGAAGTAGTTGTTAAAAAGCTTGAGACTGTTATTGATGAGGAGAAGAAAGTtacccattcttctttgatGGATGAGGCAGAGAAAGCTATAATGGAACCATCTAAAGCTAAGGTGAAGCTCCGGGCTGATAATGTTGATATCTGTTACCCCCCAATATTTCAGAGTGGAGGACAGTTTGATCTCAGACCCAGTGCTGCTAGCAATGATGAGTTGCTTTATTATGATTCTGCTAGCGCGATCATATGTGCTGTTGGGTCCCGCTACAAGAGTTACTGCTCAAATATTGCCAGGACCTTTCTGATTGATGCTACTTCCAGTCAGAGCAAGGCATATGAAGTTCTCTGCAAGGCCCATAATGCAGCCATTAGTGAGTTGAAGCCTGGGAAGACGGTCAGTGCTGCTTATCAAGCTGCCTTTGCTGTGGTGGAGAAGGAGGCTCCTGAATTAGGATCAAATTTGACAAAATCGGCTGGGACTGGTATCGGCCTTGAGTTCCGTGAATCTGGGTTGAATATAAATGCAAAGAATGAGCGGTTGGTGAAAGCAGGCATGGTCTTTAATGTGTCACTTGGGTTTCAGAACTTACAGAGTGGTCGCAGCAATCCCAAAAACCAAAACTACGCTTTGTTGCTTGCGGACACTGTAGTTATTGGCAATGACAAGCCAGAGGTGGTGACGAGTAGAAGCTCTAAGAATCTTCAGGATGTGGCATACTCCTTTAATGATGGAGATGAAGAGGAAGCGGAAAAGCCCAAAAAAACGAATGATGAGGCTAATGGAAGGGAGGCCTTAATGTCTAAGACAACATTGAGGTCGGACAATCATGAGATTTCAAAGGAGGAACTCCGCAGGCAACATCAGGCAGAACTTGCCCGTCagaaaaatgaagaaactgCCCGCAGACTTGCTGGTGCTGGATCTGCACCGGGTGACAATCGTTCTGCAGCAAGGGCTTTAACGGATTTAATTGCCTACAAGAATGTAAATGATGTCGCTCCACCAAAAGGTCTGAATCAGCTAATGATTCAGATTGACCAGAAGAATGAAGCTGTTCTGTTGCCTATTTATGGCAGTATGATCCCTTTTCATGTTGCAACCATAAGGACAGTTTCCAGTCAACAGGACACAAATCGGAACTGTTATATCAGAATCATGTTTAATGTCCCTGGGACTCCTTTTAGTCCTCATGATGCCAACTCACTGAAGAACCTTGGGTCTATATATTTAAAAGAAGTTTCATTTCGCTCCAAGGATCCAAGGCACATAAGTGAAGTGGTACAGGCGATTAAAGGGCTGCGAAGGCAAGTTGTGTCCAGGGAGTCCTTGATAGCTGAGAAGGCGACACTGGTTACTCAGGAGAAACTCCAAATAGCTGGTAACAGATTTAAGCCAATAAGATTGTCTGACCTTTGGATTCGACCTGTTTTTGGTGGCCGTGGAAGAAAGATTCCTGGTACTCTAGAAGCTCATGCAAATGGGTTTCGTTATTCTACCACCAGGCAGGAGGAGCGCCTGGATGTTATGTTTGCAAATATTAAGCATGCCTTTTTCCAGCCAGCGGAGAATGAGATGATCACTCTCCTCCACTTTCATCTGCACGATGACATCATGGTGggcaacaagaaaacaaaaaacgtgCAATTCTATGTTGAGGTGATGGACACAGTTCAGACCTTGGGAGGTAGTAGGAGGTCTGCTTATGACCCAGATGAGATTGAAGAAGAGCAGCGGGAGAGGGATAggaagaacaaaataaatatggATTTTCAGAACTTTGTGAATCGGGTTAATGAGCTTTGGGGGCAGTCACAGTTTAGGGACCTTGAGTTTGATCAACCTCTGAGAGAGCTTGGTTTCCATGGTGTACCTCATAAATCATCAGCATTTATTGTCCCTACTTCAACCTGCTTGGTTGAACTGATAGAAACTCCTTTCCTTGTTGTCAGTCTAAGCGAGATTGAGATTGTGAATCTGGAAAGAGTTGGCCTTGGGCAGAAGAATTTTGACATGACAATTGTATTCAAGGACTTCAAAAAGGACGTTCTCCGGATTGATTCGATCCCTTCGACAGCACTTGATGGTATCAAGGAATGGCTCGACACAACTGACCTCAAGTATTATGAGAGCAGGCTGAATCTCAACTGGAAACAGATACTGAAGACAATCACCGATGACCCGCAGAGCTTCATTGAAGATGGAGGTTGGGAGTTTTTGAATTTGGAAGCGTCTGATTCAGAGTCTGAACAGTCGGAGGAGTCAGACCAGGGTTACGAACCATCGGATATCGAATCTGCTGAATCAGATGAATCGGATGATGAGGATTCTGATAGTGAATCGGTTGTGGAGTCTGAGGATGAGGACGGAGAAGCGGAGTCAGATGAGGATGGGTTATCgtgggatgagctggagagggaAGCAAGCAATGCAGATAGGGAGAAAGGGAATGAATCAGACAGTGAGGAGGACAGGAAGAGAAGGAAGGCGAAAGCTTTTGGGAAGTCTCGAGCCCCACCTCCTACTAGTAGCATCCCGAAGCGGAGTAAGATGAGATAG